Proteins encoded within one genomic window of Chitinophaga parva:
- a CDS encoding methylglyoxal synthase yields MSNTKHLQPRKRVALIAHDHKKAELLEWAVYNKTVLVRHELYATGTTGKLIEETLDVPVRKLLSGPLGGDQQIGAMVAEGAIDVVIFFWDPMESLPHDPDIKALLRLGAVWNIPVACNRATADFLLTSPLMHEPYEVQLPDYSQYISRKVK; encoded by the coding sequence ATGTCCAATACCAAACATTTACAGCCCCGCAAGCGGGTAGCCCTCATAGCGCATGACCACAAGAAAGCAGAACTGCTGGAGTGGGCCGTGTACAACAAAACGGTGCTGGTACGCCACGAGCTGTACGCCACCGGCACTACCGGCAAACTCATCGAAGAAACATTGGACGTACCCGTACGAAAGCTGCTCAGCGGCCCGCTTGGGGGCGACCAGCAAATAGGCGCCATGGTGGCCGAAGGCGCCATCGACGTGGTGATCTTTTTCTGGGACCCCATGGAATCACTGCCCCACGACCCGGATATCAAAGCCCTGCTGCGCCTCGGCGCCGTATGGAACATTCCCGTGGCGTGTAACCGTGCCACCGCTGATTTCCTGCTCACTTCCCCGCTCATGCATGAGCCTTATGAAGTACAGCTGCCGGACTACTCGCAGTATATTTCCAGGAAGGTGAAATAG
- the pnuC gene encoding nicotinamide riboside transporter PnuC encodes MNFQSFVQGMLAEGAHMKPLEVVGVVFGVLSVLYSNWNKIYVYPTGLVSTGIYIYLFIAGGLYADAGLNGYYFVMSVYGWYHWSRKDAARHHTPVSHTTRPELVTAILIAAIGWGVIYLLLRFATDSTVPVFDAFVSATACSGMWLLARRKVENWLLLNISNLAAVPLLIYKHYYLTAALTVFLFVVACFGYVNWKRIAAREAALPS; translated from the coding sequence ATGAATTTTCAGTCCTTTGTACAGGGCATGCTGGCAGAAGGCGCCCACATGAAGCCTTTGGAGGTGGTAGGGGTGGTCTTTGGCGTGCTGAGTGTATTGTATTCCAACTGGAACAAGATCTACGTATACCCGACCGGGTTAGTCAGCACGGGCATTTACATTTATCTCTTCATTGCCGGCGGCCTGTATGCCGATGCGGGTCTGAATGGTTATTACTTTGTAATGAGCGTATACGGCTGGTACCACTGGAGCCGGAAAGATGCGGCCCGGCACCATACGCCGGTGAGCCACACCACGCGCCCGGAGCTGGTTACCGCCATCCTGATAGCGGCCATCGGGTGGGGCGTCATCTATTTGCTGCTGCGCTTTGCTACCGATTCCACGGTGCCGGTGTTTGATGCTTTTGTATCGGCCACGGCCTGCAGCGGCATGTGGCTGCTGGCCCGGCGCAAAGTGGAAAACTGGCTGCTGCTGAATATTTCCAACCTGGCGGCAGTGCCCCTGCTGATCTATAAACATTATTATCTTACGGCAGCCCTTACCGTGTTCCTCTTTGTGGTGGCCTGTTTTGGCTATGTAAACTGGAAACGGATCGCGGCCCGCGAAGCGGCATTGCCGTCATAA
- the mtgA gene encoding monofunctional biosynthetic peptidoglycan transglycosylase, which produces MNLKGIVPRTWRKLRIVLLVLFVGQFLYIFLLKWIHPPFTLTMLDNRLHLPKDKEFHYQWVDYDHISEYAKLAVIAKEDQLFPDHNGFDFKSIEKAMKHNQKSTKIHGASTISQQVAKNVFLWQHGGWFRKGLEVYFTFMIEKVWGKQRILEMYLNVAQTGDGIYGMEAAAQQYYHIPAASLSREQAAMIAGCLSNPVKFTVVPPAKITIWYQRHTLTQMRYIASDPDIAALVESRKK; this is translated from the coding sequence ATGAACTTAAAAGGCATTGTGCCAAGAACCTGGCGAAAACTGAGGATTGTACTGCTGGTGTTGTTTGTGGGTCAGTTTCTGTACATCTTTTTACTGAAGTGGATACATCCGCCTTTCACGCTCACCATGCTGGATAACCGCCTGCATCTGCCAAAGGATAAGGAATTCCACTACCAGTGGGTGGACTATGATCATATTTCCGAATACGCCAAACTGGCCGTGATCGCCAAGGAAGACCAGCTCTTCCCGGACCACAACGGGTTCGACTTCAAGTCGATCGAAAAGGCCATGAAACATAACCAGAAAAGTACCAAGATCCATGGTGCCAGCACCATCAGCCAGCAGGTGGCCAAGAACGTGTTCCTCTGGCAGCACGGGGGCTGGTTCCGCAAGGGACTGGAAGTGTACTTCACCTTTATGATAGAAAAGGTCTGGGGCAAGCAGCGCATCCTGGAAATGTACCTGAACGTGGCACAAACCGGCGATGGCATTTATGGCATGGAGGCGGCGGCACAGCAGTACTACCATATCCCGGCAGCTTCGCTTTCGCGGGAGCAGGCGGCGATGATCGCGGGGTGTTTATCAAACCCGGTGAAGTTTACGGTGGTGCCCCCGGCAAAGATCACCATCTGGTACCAGCGGCATACGCTCACGCAGATGCGGTACATTGCGTCGGACCCGGATATTGCAGCGCTGGTGGAAAGCAGGAAGAAATAA
- a CDS encoding NifU family protein — MIKTGNPIISIYTEMTPNPETLKFVANKLLYPGKSIDFQDEAAAKPSPLATELFSFPFIKGVFIMANFVTLTKTPDTDWNDIIPTIRTFLKDYLEENRPVINEDEVPVKAAGGNVISADDTDVVQRIKALLEDHVKPAVEMDGGAIQFKNYDNGVVTVMLQGSCSGCPSSMITLKAGIEGMMKRMIPEVTEVVAEAE, encoded by the coding sequence ATGATTAAAACAGGAAATCCGATCATCAGCATTTATACGGAGATGACGCCCAACCCTGAAACGTTGAAGTTTGTGGCGAATAAATTATTGTACCCTGGCAAAAGCATTGATTTTCAGGACGAAGCTGCTGCCAAACCCTCCCCGCTGGCTACAGAGCTTTTCAGCTTTCCCTTCATAAAAGGCGTATTTATCATGGCTAACTTTGTTACCCTGACCAAAACGCCGGATACGGATTGGAATGACATTATTCCTACCATCCGCACTTTCCTCAAAGATTACCTGGAGGAAAACCGCCCGGTGATCAATGAAGACGAAGTGCCGGTAAAAGCAGCCGGTGGCAACGTCATCAGCGCAGACGATACCGACGTGGTACAGCGCATCAAGGCCCTGCTGGAAGATCACGTGAAACCGGCCGTGGAAATGGATGGTGGCGCAATCCAGTTCAAAAACTACGACAATGGTGTGGTGACCGTAATGCTGCAGGGTTCCTGCTCCGGTTGCCCCTCTTCCATGATCACGCTGAAGGCCGGCATTGAAGGCATGATGAAGCGTATGATCCCCGAGGTGACCGAAGTAGTGGCCGAAGCGGAATAA
- a CDS encoding L-threonylcarbamoyladenylate synthase yields the protein MLLELHPQNPNPRNLKQVIECLRDGGVIIYPTDTVYGMGCDIFQHKAVERICRIKNIDPRKAHFSFICHDLSHLSDYTKSVDTPIFRILKRALPGPYTFILPASRQVPKIIKTKKDTVGIRVPDNVICQSIVGELGNPLMSTSLPVDKYIEEYTDPEIIHEKFGHLVDIVVNGGTGGMEFSTVIDCTSGEPELVREGLGSWEAIA from the coding sequence ATGCTTTTAGAACTGCATCCACAAAATCCCAATCCCCGTAACCTGAAGCAGGTAATTGAATGCCTCCGCGATGGCGGGGTGATCATCTATCCTACGGACACGGTGTACGGCATGGGCTGCGATATCTTCCAGCACAAGGCCGTGGAGCGCATTTGCCGCATCAAGAACATTGATCCCCGCAAGGCGCATTTTTCCTTCATCTGCCACGATCTCAGCCATCTCTCCGACTATACGAAAAGTGTGGATACGCCCATCTTCCGCATCCTCAAGCGTGCGCTGCCAGGGCCTTACACGTTTATCCTGCCGGCCAGCCGCCAGGTGCCCAAGATCATTAAAACAAAAAAAGACACCGTGGGTATCCGTGTGCCGGACAATGTGATCTGCCAAAGCATTGTAGGGGAACTGGGCAACCCGCTGATGAGCACCAGCTTGCCGGTGGATAAATACATTGAAGAGTACACGGATCCGGAGATCATCCATGAAAAATTTGGCCACCTGGTAGACATCGTGGTGAATGGGGGTACCGGCGGTATGGAGTTTTCCACCGTGATAGACTGCACCAGCGGGGAACCGGAACTGGTGCGCGAAGGCCTGGGCAGCTGGGAAGCCATTGCATAA
- a CDS encoding AAA family ATPase, whose product MQKIVIIGPESTGKSTLSEQLAAHYNTLWVPEHARAYLHQLGRPYEEADLYEIAKGQLAAEDAAAASAPRPFIFCDTDLHVIRVWSEHSFLRCDPRILETIASRRYDLYLLTYIDIPWEEDPLREHSDPQMRQYFYNNYRDVVVNAGLPWADIRGGFDERLKRGIAAVDRLLKGA is encoded by the coding sequence ATGCAGAAAATTGTGATCATCGGCCCTGAGAGCACGGGCAAAAGTACGCTCAGTGAACAACTGGCCGCCCACTACAACACGTTGTGGGTGCCGGAGCACGCCCGCGCCTACCTTCACCAGCTGGGCCGGCCCTATGAAGAGGCAGACCTGTATGAAATTGCCAAAGGCCAGCTGGCAGCGGAAGACGCCGCGGCGGCCAGTGCTCCCCGTCCGTTCATTTTTTGTGATACAGACCTGCACGTGATTCGGGTGTGGAGTGAGCACAGCTTCCTCCGCTGTGATCCCCGCATCCTGGAAACCATTGCCTCCCGCCGCTACGACCTGTACCTGCTCACCTACATTGACATTCCCTGGGAAGAAGATCCCCTGCGTGAGCACAGTGATCCGCAGATGCGCCAGTATTTTTACAACAACTACCGCGATGTGGTGGTGAACGCAGGACTGCCCTGGGCCGATATCCGCGGCGGTTTCGATGAGCGGCTGAAGCGCGGCATTGCCGCGGTGGATAGGCTTTTGAAGGGCGCATAA
- a CDS encoding response regulator transcription factor gives MSKVLLVEDEWQLGQIVKDSLEMRGFEMLYATDGREGLTLYKEHKPDVVVVDIMMPNMDGFSLTQEIRREDKFTPIIFLTAKSQTADVVKGFEVGGNDYLKKPFSMDELIVRIKSLLQRYNETMPPPDADDGTVIIGQYAFNYTKQTLTRNNVSEFLSHREAEILRRLYENKNEIMERKKVLLDLWGDDNFFNARSMDVFITKLRRYLKEDPRVQIVNIRGVGYKLIF, from the coding sequence ATCGTGAAAGACAGCCTGGAAATGCGGGGCTTTGAAATGCTCTACGCAACAGATGGTCGCGAGGGCCTTACGCTCTACAAGGAACACAAGCCAGATGTAGTGGTGGTGGACATCATGATGCCCAATATGGACGGGTTTTCACTTACTCAGGAGATCCGCAGGGAAGATAAATTCACGCCTATCATTTTCCTCACGGCCAAGTCGCAAACCGCCGATGTGGTGAAAGGTTTTGAAGTAGGGGGCAATGATTATCTGAAGAAGCCTTTCAGCATGGATGAACTGATCGTGCGCATCAAGTCCCTGCTGCAACGCTATAACGAGACCATGCCCCCGCCGGATGCAGATGATGGCACGGTGATCATTGGCCAGTATGCCTTCAACTACACCAAGCAAACCCTCACCCGCAACAACGTTTCAGAGTTTTTGTCGCACCGCGAAGCAGAGATCCTGCGCCGCCTGTATGAAAATAAGAACGAGATCATGGAACGTAAAAAAGTACTGCTGGACCTCTGGGGAGATGATAATTTCTTCAATGCCCGCAGCATGGACGTGTTCATCACAAAACTGCGCCGCTACCTGAAAGAAGATCCGCGCGTACAGATCGTGAACATCCGCGGGGTAGGATATAAACTGATCTTTTAG